Proteins encoded together in one Microcebus murinus isolate Inina chromosome 18, M.murinus_Inina_mat1.0, whole genome shotgun sequence window:
- the ACOX1 gene encoding peroxisomal acyl-coenzyme A oxidase 1 isoform X3, giving the protein MNPDLRRERDSASFNPELLTHILDGSPENTRRRREIENLILNDPDFQHEDLNFLSRSQRYEVAVRKSANMVKKMREFGIADPDEIMWFKKLHLVNFVEPVGLNYSMFIPTLLNQGTTAQQEKWLLSSKGLQIIGTYAQTEIGHGTHLRGLETTATYDPEAQEFILNSPTVTSIKWWPGGLGKTSNHAIVLAQLITKGKCYGLHAFIVPIREMGTHKPLPGITVGDIGPKFGYDEMDNGYLKMDNYRIPRENMLMKYAQVRPDGTYVKPLSNKLTYGTMVFVRSFLVGEAARSLSKACTIAIRYSAVRRQSEIKPGEPEPQILDFQTQQYKLFPLLATAYAFQFVGAYMKETYHRINEGIGQGDLSELPELHALTAGLKAFTSWTTNAAIEACRMACGGHGYSHCSGLPNIYVTFTPTCTFEGENTVMMLQTARFLMKSYDQVHSGKLVCGMVSYLNDLPSQRIQPQQVAVWPTVVDINSPDSLTEAYKLRAARLVEIAAKNLQTEVIHRKSKEVAWNLTSVDLVQASEAHCHYVVVKLFSEKLLKIQDKSIQAVLRNLCLLYSLYGISQKAGDFLQGNIMTESQITQVNQRIKELLTLIRPNAVALVDAFDFQDVTLGSVLGRYDGNVYENLFEWAKKSPLNKAEVHESYYKHLKPLQSKL; this is encoded by the exons ATGAACCCAGACTTGCGCAGGGAGCGGGACTCCGCCAGCTTCAATCCGGAGCTGCTTACACACATCCTGGATGGCAGCCCCGAGAACACCCGGCGCCGCCGGGAAATCG AGAACCTGATTCTGAACGACCCAGACTTCCAGCATGAGGACTTGAACTTCCTCTCTCGCAGCCAGCGTTACGAGGTGGCAGTTCGGAAGAGTGCCAACATGGTGAAGAAGATGAGGGAGTTTGGCATCGCAGACCCTGATGAAATCATGTGGTTTAAAAA ACTACATTTGGTCAATTTTGTGGAACCTGTGGGCCTCAATTACTCCATGTTTATTCCCACCTTGCTGAATCAGGGCACCACTGCTCAGCAAGAGAAATGGCTGCTTTCATCCAAAGGACTCCAGATAATTGGCACCTACGCCCAGACGGAAATAGGCCACG GAACTCATCTTCGAGGCTTGGAAACCACAGCTACCTATGACCCTGAAGCCCAAGAATTTATTCTCAACAGTCCTACTGTGACTTCTATTAAGTGGTGGCCTGGTGGGC TTGGAAAGACTTCAAATCATGCAATAGTTCTTGCCCAACTCATCACGAAGGGGAAATGCTATGGATTACATGCCTTCATTGTACCTATTCGTGAAATGGGAACCCATAAGCCTTTGCCAG GTATTACTGTCGGAGACATCGGCCCCAAATTTGGTTATGATGAGATGGATAATGGCTACCTCAAGATGGACAACTACCGTATTCCCAGAGAAAACATGCTGATGAAGTATGCCCAG GTGAGGCCTGATGGGACGTATGTGAAACCCCTGAGTAACAAGCTGACTTACGGGACCATGGTGTTTGTCAGGTCCTTCCTTGTGGGAGAAGCCGCTCGGTCTTTGTCTAAAGCCTGCACCATTGCCATCCGATATAGTGCTGTGAGGCGCCAGTCTGAAATCAAGCCAGG TGAACCAGAACcacagattttggattttcaaaccCAGCAGTATAAACTCTTTCCACTACTGGCTACTGCCTATGCCTTCCAGTTTGTAGGAGCGTACATGAAGGAGACCTATCATCGGATTAATGAAGGCATTGGCCAGGGGGACCTGAGTGAACTGCCTGAG CTTCACGCACTCACAGCCGGGCTTAAGGCCTTCACTTCTTGGACCACAAATGCCGCTATCGAAGCATGTCGGATGGCttgtggtgggcatggctattcTCATTGCAGTGGTCTTCCAAATATTTATGTCACTTTTACCCCAACCTGTACCTTTGAGGGAGAAAACACTGTCATGATGCTACAGACAGCTAG GTTCTTGATGAAAAGTTATGACCAGGTACACTCAGGAAAGTTGGTGTGTGGCATGGTGTCGTACTTGAATGACCTGCCCAGTCAGCGCATCCAGCCACAACAGGTAGCAGTCTGGCCTACTGTGGTGGATATCAACAGCCCTGACAGCCTAACTGAAGCATATAAACTTCGTGCCGCCAG ATTAGTAGAAATTGCTGCGAAAAACCTTCAAACTGAAGTGATTCACAGAAAAAGCAAGGAGGTAGCATGGAACCTAACTTCTGTTGACCTCGTTCAAGCAAGTGAG GCACATTGCCACTATGTGGTAGTTAAGCTCTTTTCAGAAAAACTCCTGAAAATTCAAGATAAATCCATTCAAGCTGTCTTAAGGAATTTATGTCTCTTGTATTCTCTATATGGAATCAGTCAGAAGGCAGGGGATTTTCTTCAG ggGAACATCATGACAGAGTCTCAAATTACCCAAGTAAACCAGCGTATAAAGGAGTTACTCACTCTCATTCGCCCCAATGCTGTTGCTTTGGTTGATGCCTTTGATTTCCAGGATGTGACCCTTGGCTCTGTGCTTGGCCGCTATGATGGGAATGTGTATGAGAACTTGTTTGAGTGGGCCAAGAAATCCCCACTGAACAAagcagag GTCCATGAATCTTACTATAAGCACCTGAAGCCACTGCAGTCCAAGCTCTGA
- the ACOX1 gene encoding peroxisomal acyl-coenzyme A oxidase 1 isoform X1: MNPDLRRERDSASFNPELLTHILDGSPENTRRRREIENLILNDPDFQHEDLNFLSRSQRYEVAVRKSANMVKKMREFGIADPDEIMWFKNFVHRGRPEPLDLHLGMFLPTLLHQATEEQQERFFMPAWNLEIIGTYAQTEMGHGTHLRGLETTATYDPEAQEFILNSPTVTSIKWWPGGLGKTSNHAIVLAQLITKGKCYGLHAFIVPIREMGTHKPLPGITVGDIGPKFGYDEMDNGYLKMDNYRIPRENMLMKYAQVRPDGTYVKPLSNKLTYGTMVFVRSFLVGEAARSLSKACTIAIRYSAVRRQSEIKPGEPEPQILDFQTQQYKLFPLLATAYAFQFVGAYMKETYHRINEGIGQGDLSELPELHALTAGLKAFTSWTTNAAIEACRMACGGHGYSHCSGLPNIYVTFTPTCTFEGENTVMMLQTARFLMKSYDQVHSGKLVCGMVSYLNDLPSQRIQPQQVAVWPTVVDINSPDSLTEAYKLRAARLVEIAAKNLQTEVIHRKSKEVAWNLTSVDLVQASEAHCHYVVVKLFSEKLLKIQDKSIQAVLRNLCLLYSLYGISQKAGDFLQGNIMTESQITQVNQRIKELLTLIRPNAVALVDAFDFQDVTLGSVLGRYDGNVYENLFEWAKKSPLNKAEVHESYYKHLKPLQSKL, from the exons ATGAACCCAGACTTGCGCAGGGAGCGGGACTCCGCCAGCTTCAATCCGGAGCTGCTTACACACATCCTGGATGGCAGCCCCGAGAACACCCGGCGCCGCCGGGAAATCG AGAACCTGATTCTGAACGACCCAGACTTCCAGCATGAGGACTTGAACTTCCTCTCTCGCAGCCAGCGTTACGAGGTGGCAGTTCGGAAGAGTGCCAACATGGTGAAGAAGATGAGGGAGTTTGGCATCGCAGACCCTGATGAAATCATGTGGTTTAAAAA CTTTGTGCACCGAGGGCGGCCTGAGCCTCTGGATCTCCACTTGGGCATGTTCCTGCCTACCTTGCTTCACCAGGCAACTGAGGAGCAGCAAGAGCGCTTCTTCATGCCCGCCTGGAACTTGGAGATCATTGGCACTTATGCCCAGACAGAGATGGGTCATG GAACTCATCTTCGAGGCTTGGAAACCACAGCTACCTATGACCCTGAAGCCCAAGAATTTATTCTCAACAGTCCTACTGTGACTTCTATTAAGTGGTGGCCTGGTGGGC TTGGAAAGACTTCAAATCATGCAATAGTTCTTGCCCAACTCATCACGAAGGGGAAATGCTATGGATTACATGCCTTCATTGTACCTATTCGTGAAATGGGAACCCATAAGCCTTTGCCAG GTATTACTGTCGGAGACATCGGCCCCAAATTTGGTTATGATGAGATGGATAATGGCTACCTCAAGATGGACAACTACCGTATTCCCAGAGAAAACATGCTGATGAAGTATGCCCAG GTGAGGCCTGATGGGACGTATGTGAAACCCCTGAGTAACAAGCTGACTTACGGGACCATGGTGTTTGTCAGGTCCTTCCTTGTGGGAGAAGCCGCTCGGTCTTTGTCTAAAGCCTGCACCATTGCCATCCGATATAGTGCTGTGAGGCGCCAGTCTGAAATCAAGCCAGG TGAACCAGAACcacagattttggattttcaaaccCAGCAGTATAAACTCTTTCCACTACTGGCTACTGCCTATGCCTTCCAGTTTGTAGGAGCGTACATGAAGGAGACCTATCATCGGATTAATGAAGGCATTGGCCAGGGGGACCTGAGTGAACTGCCTGAG CTTCACGCACTCACAGCCGGGCTTAAGGCCTTCACTTCTTGGACCACAAATGCCGCTATCGAAGCATGTCGGATGGCttgtggtgggcatggctattcTCATTGCAGTGGTCTTCCAAATATTTATGTCACTTTTACCCCAACCTGTACCTTTGAGGGAGAAAACACTGTCATGATGCTACAGACAGCTAG GTTCTTGATGAAAAGTTATGACCAGGTACACTCAGGAAAGTTGGTGTGTGGCATGGTGTCGTACTTGAATGACCTGCCCAGTCAGCGCATCCAGCCACAACAGGTAGCAGTCTGGCCTACTGTGGTGGATATCAACAGCCCTGACAGCCTAACTGAAGCATATAAACTTCGTGCCGCCAG ATTAGTAGAAATTGCTGCGAAAAACCTTCAAACTGAAGTGATTCACAGAAAAAGCAAGGAGGTAGCATGGAACCTAACTTCTGTTGACCTCGTTCAAGCAAGTGAG GCACATTGCCACTATGTGGTAGTTAAGCTCTTTTCAGAAAAACTCCTGAAAATTCAAGATAAATCCATTCAAGCTGTCTTAAGGAATTTATGTCTCTTGTATTCTCTATATGGAATCAGTCAGAAGGCAGGGGATTTTCTTCAG ggGAACATCATGACAGAGTCTCAAATTACCCAAGTAAACCAGCGTATAAAGGAGTTACTCACTCTCATTCGCCCCAATGCTGTTGCTTTGGTTGATGCCTTTGATTTCCAGGATGTGACCCTTGGCTCTGTGCTTGGCCGCTATGATGGGAATGTGTATGAGAACTTGTTTGAGTGGGCCAAGAAATCCCCACTGAACAAagcagag GTCCATGAATCTTACTATAAGCACCTGAAGCCACTGCAGTCCAAGCTCTGA
- the ACOX1 gene encoding peroxisomal acyl-coenzyme A oxidase 1 isoform X2, whose protein sequence is MAAFIQRTPDNWHLRPDGNRPRFVHRGRPEPLDLHLGMFLPTLLHQATEEQQERFFMPAWNLEIIGTYAQTEMGHGTHLRGLETTATYDPEAQEFILNSPTVTSIKWWPGGLGKTSNHAIVLAQLITKGKCYGLHAFIVPIREMGTHKPLPGITVGDIGPKFGYDEMDNGYLKMDNYRIPRENMLMKYAQVRPDGTYVKPLSNKLTYGTMVFVRSFLVGEAARSLSKACTIAIRYSAVRRQSEIKPGEPEPQILDFQTQQYKLFPLLATAYAFQFVGAYMKETYHRINEGIGQGDLSELPELHALTAGLKAFTSWTTNAAIEACRMACGGHGYSHCSGLPNIYVTFTPTCTFEGENTVMMLQTARFLMKSYDQVHSGKLVCGMVSYLNDLPSQRIQPQQVAVWPTVVDINSPDSLTEAYKLRAARLVEIAAKNLQTEVIHRKSKEVAWNLTSVDLVQASEAHCHYVVVKLFSEKLLKIQDKSIQAVLRNLCLLYSLYGISQKAGDFLQGNIMTESQITQVNQRIKELLTLIRPNAVALVDAFDFQDVTLGSVLGRYDGNVYENLFEWAKKSPLNKAEVHESYYKHLKPLQSKL, encoded by the exons ATGGCTGCTTTCATCCAAAGGACTCCAGATAATTGGCACCTACGCCCAGACGGAAATAGGCCACG CTTTGTGCACCGAGGGCGGCCTGAGCCTCTGGATCTCCACTTGGGCATGTTCCTGCCTACCTTGCTTCACCAGGCAACTGAGGAGCAGCAAGAGCGCTTCTTCATGCCCGCCTGGAACTTGGAGATCATTGGCACTTATGCCCAGACAGAGATGGGTCATG GAACTCATCTTCGAGGCTTGGAAACCACAGCTACCTATGACCCTGAAGCCCAAGAATTTATTCTCAACAGTCCTACTGTGACTTCTATTAAGTGGTGGCCTGGTGGGC TTGGAAAGACTTCAAATCATGCAATAGTTCTTGCCCAACTCATCACGAAGGGGAAATGCTATGGATTACATGCCTTCATTGTACCTATTCGTGAAATGGGAACCCATAAGCCTTTGCCAG GTATTACTGTCGGAGACATCGGCCCCAAATTTGGTTATGATGAGATGGATAATGGCTACCTCAAGATGGACAACTACCGTATTCCCAGAGAAAACATGCTGATGAAGTATGCCCAG GTGAGGCCTGATGGGACGTATGTGAAACCCCTGAGTAACAAGCTGACTTACGGGACCATGGTGTTTGTCAGGTCCTTCCTTGTGGGAGAAGCCGCTCGGTCTTTGTCTAAAGCCTGCACCATTGCCATCCGATATAGTGCTGTGAGGCGCCAGTCTGAAATCAAGCCAGG TGAACCAGAACcacagattttggattttcaaaccCAGCAGTATAAACTCTTTCCACTACTGGCTACTGCCTATGCCTTCCAGTTTGTAGGAGCGTACATGAAGGAGACCTATCATCGGATTAATGAAGGCATTGGCCAGGGGGACCTGAGTGAACTGCCTGAG CTTCACGCACTCACAGCCGGGCTTAAGGCCTTCACTTCTTGGACCACAAATGCCGCTATCGAAGCATGTCGGATGGCttgtggtgggcatggctattcTCATTGCAGTGGTCTTCCAAATATTTATGTCACTTTTACCCCAACCTGTACCTTTGAGGGAGAAAACACTGTCATGATGCTACAGACAGCTAG GTTCTTGATGAAAAGTTATGACCAGGTACACTCAGGAAAGTTGGTGTGTGGCATGGTGTCGTACTTGAATGACCTGCCCAGTCAGCGCATCCAGCCACAACAGGTAGCAGTCTGGCCTACTGTGGTGGATATCAACAGCCCTGACAGCCTAACTGAAGCATATAAACTTCGTGCCGCCAG ATTAGTAGAAATTGCTGCGAAAAACCTTCAAACTGAAGTGATTCACAGAAAAAGCAAGGAGGTAGCATGGAACCTAACTTCTGTTGACCTCGTTCAAGCAAGTGAG GCACATTGCCACTATGTGGTAGTTAAGCTCTTTTCAGAAAAACTCCTGAAAATTCAAGATAAATCCATTCAAGCTGTCTTAAGGAATTTATGTCTCTTGTATTCTCTATATGGAATCAGTCAGAAGGCAGGGGATTTTCTTCAG ggGAACATCATGACAGAGTCTCAAATTACCCAAGTAAACCAGCGTATAAAGGAGTTACTCACTCTCATTCGCCCCAATGCTGTTGCTTTGGTTGATGCCTTTGATTTCCAGGATGTGACCCTTGGCTCTGTGCTTGGCCGCTATGATGGGAATGTGTATGAGAACTTGTTTGAGTGGGCCAAGAAATCCCCACTGAACAAagcagag GTCCATGAATCTTACTATAAGCACCTGAAGCCACTGCAGTCCAAGCTCTGA